One window from the genome of bacterium encodes:
- a CDS encoding PAS domain-containing protein, giving the protein MAIDRRGIEAADVAGRRDDASPVEERLREALEFRERLFAASAVGLLVYDDEGRCVMVNDAASRAIGGSREQLLSQNFRGLASWRASGLLDLAEDALATGEDRAGVLRIVTTFGRDAWWDCRLTPFSAGGRRHLLLQVNDVGERRRVEAALLASEARFRAFMRHFPGLAYIKDGEGRVLFANEGFARHLGLDPDALLGRTNEEIFGPGTGGAFAAEDSRVLASGGDSAVEEEVQGRIWATRKFCIAEPGAPPLLGGITIDISERKRAEDALADERARIQAVLENLPMGVVVYDGVPFRSVLQNAAAEVILGRPAPGAIEEAALAGYFEAMRAGTDEPYPAERMPLVQALRGKRTAVDDMDVRRPDGTRVPLEVFGIPIASPSGAPAAVVVFLDITERRRWEAVTVARARLAEFASGRALDEILTRAVDDAEALTGSRIGFCHFLEPDERHFSVQVFSTRTNREFCTAEGLGRHCDLDRAGVWVDCVRERRPVIHNDVGALPHRKGMPEGHPAVVRELVVPVFRDEKIVAMLGVGNKATDYDDSDVRMVALFADLAWDFAERKRAEARQRRLEEQLVAARRMESIGLLAGGVAHDFNNMLTPILGNAEILLQELGADDGRRERVEHIVRAAERSKDLVRQLLAFARRQTLEMRPVDLNAVVEGFQRMLRRTLRENVAIETRLAPDVGMVLADAGQMEQILLNIALNAQDAMPGGGLLAIETGVADLDEAYAAAHDGVAPGRYASLAISDTGCGMDGSVLSRIFEPFFTTKGPGRGTGLGLATVYGIVRQHRGSVSVYSEPGMGSTFRIYLPRLGAAEKAAEEETTAAAGPAAETEEGKGTLLVVEDEADVRSLAVDALRRNGYSVIEAPGAQAALAAAAAHAGAIDLLVTDVVLADENGRELYERLAALRPGLKVLYMSGYTGEVIDRHGVLAPGVTFLQKPFSLRGLAQKVREALSAP; this is encoded by the coding sequence ATGGCGATCGATCGGCGCGGGATCGAGGCGGCGGACGTCGCGGGGCGCCGGGACGACGCGAGCCCGGTCGAGGAGCGTCTTCGCGAGGCGCTGGAGTTCCGCGAGCGTCTCTTCGCGGCCTCCGCCGTCGGTCTGCTGGTCTACGACGACGAGGGCCGCTGCGTCATGGTCAACGACGCGGCGTCCCGCGCCATCGGCGGATCGCGCGAGCAACTGCTGTCGCAGAACTTCCGCGGGCTGGCGTCGTGGCGGGCCTCGGGGCTGCTCGACTTGGCCGAGGACGCGCTCGCGACCGGCGAAGATCGCGCCGGCGTGCTGCGCATCGTCACCACTTTCGGCCGCGACGCTTGGTGGGACTGCCGGCTCACGCCGTTCTCGGCCGGCGGGCGGCGGCATCTGCTGCTGCAGGTGAACGACGTCGGCGAGCGTCGCCGCGTCGAGGCGGCGCTGCTGGCGAGCGAGGCGCGTTTCCGCGCCTTCATGCGGCATTTCCCCGGCCTCGCCTACATCAAGGACGGCGAGGGGCGCGTGCTCTTCGCCAACGAAGGCTTCGCGCGCCACCTGGGGCTCGATCCGGACGCGCTGCTCGGCCGGACGAACGAGGAGATCTTCGGGCCCGGAACCGGCGGGGCCTTCGCGGCGGAGGATAGCCGCGTGCTCGCGTCGGGCGGCGACAGCGCGGTCGAGGAGGAGGTTCAAGGCCGGATCTGGGCGACGCGGAAGTTCTGCATCGCCGAGCCGGGCGCGCCGCCGCTCCTCGGCGGAATCACGATCGACATCTCCGAGCGGAAGCGGGCGGAAGACGCGCTCGCCGACGAGCGGGCGCGGATTCAGGCGGTCCTCGAGAACCTTCCGATGGGGGTCGTCGTCTACGACGGCGTGCCTTTCCGCTCCGTGCTCCAGAACGCGGCGGCGGAGGTGATTCTCGGGCGTCCGGCCCCGGGGGCGATCGAGGAGGCGGCGCTGGCCGGGTACTTCGAGGCGATGCGCGCCGGGACGGACGAGCCGTACCCCGCGGAGCGGATGCCGCTCGTGCAGGCGCTGCGCGGGAAGCGGACGGCGGTGGACGACATGGACGTCCGGCGGCCCGACGGAACGCGCGTTCCGCTCGAGGTGTTCGGGATCCCCATCGCGTCGCCTTCGGGCGCGCCGGCGGCGGTCGTCGTCTTCTTGGACATCACCGAGCGTAGGCGCTGGGAGGCGGTGACCGTGGCGCGGGCGCGGCTCGCCGAGTTCGCGTCCGGACGCGCCCTCGACGAGATCCTGACCCGCGCGGTGGACGACGCCGAGGCGCTGACCGGCAGCCGGATCGGGTTCTGCCACTTCCTCGAGCCGGACGAGCGCCACTTCTCCGTGCAGGTCTTTTCGACCCGGACGAACCGCGAGTTCTGCACGGCGGAGGGGCTCGGCCGGCACTGCGATCTCGACCGCGCCGGCGTGTGGGTGGACTGCGTCCGCGAGCGGCGGCCGGTGATCCACAACGACGTCGGCGCCCTTCCTCACCGCAAAGGGATGCCCGAAGGGCACCCCGCGGTCGTGCGGGAGCTGGTCGTGCCGGTCTTCCGCGACGAGAAGATCGTCGCGATGCTCGGCGTCGGGAACAAGGCGACCGACTACGACGACAGCGACGTCCGGATGGTGGCCCTCTTCGCCGACCTGGCGTGGGACTTCGCCGAGCGGAAACGGGCCGAGGCGCGGCAGCGGCGGCTCGAGGAACAGCTCGTCGCGGCGCGGCGGATGGAGTCGATCGGGCTTCTCGCCGGCGGCGTGGCGCACGACTTCAACAACATGCTCACGCCGATTCTGGGCAACGCCGAGATCCTGCTGCAGGAGCTCGGGGCCGACGACGGGCGCCGCGAGCGGGTGGAGCACATCGTGCGCGCGGCGGAGCGTTCGAAGGACCTCGTGCGTCAGCTGCTCGCGTTCGCGCGGCGCCAGACGCTGGAGATGCGTCCGGTGGACCTCAACGCCGTCGTCGAGGGGTTCCAGCGGATGCTGCGCCGGACGCTGCGCGAGAACGTGGCGATCGAGACGAGGCTCGCGCCGGACGTCGGGATGGTGCTCGCCGACGCGGGGCAGATGGAGCAGATCCTGTTGAACATCGCCCTCAACGCGCAGGACGCGATGCCCGGCGGCGGCCTCCTCGCGATCGAGACCGGCGTCGCGGACCTGGACGAAGCGTACGCCGCGGCGCACGACGGCGTCGCGCCCGGCCGGTACGCGTCGCTGGCGATCAGCGACACCGGATGCGGCATGGACGGCTCGGTCCTGTCGCGGATCTTCGAGCCGTTCTTCACGACGAAGGGGCCGGGGCGCGGGACGGGGCTCGGTCTGGCGACGGTCTACGGCATCGTCCGGCAGCACCGCGGCAGCGTTTCCGTCTACAGCGAGCCGGGGATGGGGAGCACGTTCCGGATCTACCTGCCGCGGCTCGGGGCAGCCGAGAAGGCCGCGGAGGAGGAGACGACGGCGGCCGCCGGACCGGCCGCGGAGACGGAAGAGGGGAAGGGAACGCTGCTCGTCGTTGAGGACGAAGCGGACGTCCGCTCGCTCGCCGTGGACGCGCTGCGGCGGAACGGATACTCCGTGATCGAAGCCCCCGGCGCGCAGGCGGCGCTGGCGGCCGCGGCGGCGCACGCGGGCGCGATCGACCTGCTCGTGACCGACGTCGTGCTCGCCGACGAGAACGGCCGCGAGCTCTACGAGCGGCTGGCGGCGTTGCGGCCCGGGCTCAAGGTGCTCTACATGTCGGGCTACACGGGCGAGGTCATCGACCGGCACGGCGTTCTCGCGCCGGGCGTTACGTTCCTCCAGAAGCCGTTCTCGCTGCGCGGCTTGGCGCAGAAGGTCCGCGAAGCGCTTTCGGCGCCGTAA